In a genomic window of Erigeron canadensis isolate Cc75 chromosome 5, C_canadensis_v1, whole genome shotgun sequence:
- the LOC122599120 gene encoding receptor-like protein kinase THESEUS 1 yields MCYLNWVAFIFVYISIYIHQSSSSSFSPIDKYLITCGSSQNITFLGQIYVPDSLQPSFSLKNQEDSHIIKSSSTVPLPIHQYARVFTTISTFIFDIQKQGRHWIRLHFYPIPGHNLTSASFTILTENFVLLNSQSFKNYSESKFVSKEYSINVTSDTLLINFVPANNSVAYINAIEVVSVPDELIPDQANGLPRSSPINGLTELAFETVYRLNMGGPKLTPQNDTLGRIWENDEKYLHVNSSAANVSINPSLVKYPQSLTPEIAPNWVYATAQMMGDANVANLNFNVTWVLPVDPDFAYFVRVHFCDIVSKSLDSLIFNLYINSDNASNDLDLSSITGNLDVPVYKDFVTNLTLESNTLTVSVGPPADADDANAILNGLEIMKISNGARSLDGVSAAEDLVVNPGKKSKKVGLVIGAVIGAIVVLILLGLGYCCMAGRGSKRRTDPLKPSWRPLPLYGNSVTMTKTSMTASCISLASNNFGRNFSFQEILDATNKFDESLLLGVGGFGRVYKGIMEDGTIVAVKRGNPRSEQGLAEFRTEIEMLSKLRHRHLVSLIGYCDERSEMILIYEYMANGPLRSHLYGADLAALSWKQRLEICIGAARGLHYLHTGASQSVIHRDVKTTNILLDENFVAKVADFGLSKAGPSLDQTHVSTAVKGSFGYLDPEYFRRQQLTEKSDVYSFGVVLMEVLCARPALNPVLPRDQVNIAEWALTWQKKGNLDQIMDGNLTGKLNSASLKKYGETAEKCLAEYGVDRPSMGDVLWNLEYALQLEETSTALVEPEDSSMNHIKGLGLGPLEPYDNSTSVVDGEESRTDNAREDAATSAVFSQLVHPRGR; encoded by the coding sequence ATGTGTTATTTGAATTGGGttgcttttatttttgtttatatttctatatacatacatcaatcttcatcttcttcatttagTCCTATTGATAAGTATTTGATCACTTGTGGTTCTTCACAAAACATCACATTTCTTGGCCAAATATATGTCCCTGATTCATTACAACcatcattttctttaaaaaaccaaGAAGATTCACATATTATCAAATCGAGTTCAACTGTTCCATTACCTATCCATCAATATGCTAGAGTTTTCACAAccatttcaacttttatattcgATATCCAAAAACAAGGCCGGCATTGGATCCGTCTTCATTTTTATCCAATTCCGGGCCACAACTTAACTTCAGCTTCATTCACTATATTGACCGAAAACTTTGTGTTATTAAACAGTCAGAGTTTCAAGAATTACAGTGAGTCTAAATTCGTTTCGAAAGAGTATTCTATCAATGTGACATCAGACACATTGCTTATAAACTTTGTACCTGCAAATAATTCGGTTGCATACATTAATGCAATTGAAGTTGTATCTGTCCCTGATGAGTTGATCCCTGATCAAGCAAACGGGTTGCCACGATCTAGCCCGATTAACGGGCTAACAGAACTTGCTTTTGAAACTGTGTACCGTTTGAATATGGGTGGCCCGAAACTAACTCCACAAAACGATACATTAGGAAGGATTTGGGAAAATGACGAAAAGTATCTTCATGTTAATAGCTCGGCTGCAAATGTTTCGATAAACCCTTCACTTGTTAAGTATCCCCAAAGTTTAACACCTGAAATCGCTCCAAATTGGGTTTATGCAACAGCACAGATGATGGGTGATGCAAACGTAGCGAATTTGAACTTTAATGTGACTTGGGTTCTTCCTGTTGATCCTGATTTTGCATACTTTGTTAGGGTACATTTCTGTGATATTGTGAGCAAGTCTTTAGATAGCCTCATTTTTAATCTGTATATAAATTCTGATAATGCTAGTAATGATTTGGATCTATCGAGTATCACTGGTAACTTAGATGTGCCTGTTTATAAAGATTTTGTCACGAATTTGACTCTTGAATCAAACACCTTGACTGTGAGTGTTGGGCCACCAGCAGATGCGGATGATGCAAATGCTATTTTGAATGGTCTTGAAATCATGAAGATTAGTAATGGAGCCCGAAGCTTAGATGGGGTGTCTGCAGCGGAAGATTTGGTTGTTAATCCGGGAAAAAAGAGCAAAAAGGTTGGTCTTGTGATAGGAGCGGTTATTGGGGCCATAGTGGTGCTGATTCTTTTGGGTTTAGGTTATTGTTGTATGGCGGGCCGTGGGTCAAAAAGGAGGACCGATCCTTTAAAACCATCATGGCGTCCGCTTCCATTGTATGGAAATTCAGTCACCATGACAAAAACGTCGATGACTGCAAGCTGCATTTCGTTAGCTTCGAATAATTTTGGAAGGAACTTTAGTTTTCAAGAAATCTTGGATGCGACGAATAAGTTTGACGAGAGTTTGTTGCTTGGAGTTGGTGGTTTCGGGCGTGTTTACAAGGGAATTATGGAAGATGGGACCATTGTTGCTGTAAAAAGGGGAAACCCGAGATCTGAACAAGGTCTTGCAGAATTTCGAACTGAGATCGAGATGTTATCAAAGCTACGTCACCGTCATCTCGTCTCGCTTATCGGGTATTGTGATGAAAGGTCCGAAATGATTCTCATTTATGAGTATATGGCAAACGGGCCCCTCAGGAGCCACCTTTATGGTGCAGATCTTGCGGCGCTTTCTTGGAAACAACGGCTCGAGATCTGTATCGGGGCCGCCAGGGGCCTACATTATCTTCACACGGGTGCATCACAATCTGTGATCCACCGTGATGTGAAGACAACTAATATTTTGTTAGATGAGAATTTTGTAGCAAAAGTTGCTGACTTTGGGCTGTCAAAGGCGGGACCTTCGCTCGACCAGACCCATGTCAGCACCGCTGTGAAGGGTAGTTTCGGGTATCTTGATCCTGAATACTTCAGACGACAACAATTGACTGAGAAATCAGATGTGTATTCATTTGGGGTTGTTCTAATGGAGGTTTTGTGTGCCCGACCCGCCTTGAATCCAGTTCTTCCAAGAGATCAAGTAAACATCGCTGAATGGGCTCTGACCTGGCAAAAGAAGGGAAATTTGGATCAGATTATGGATGGAAATCTTACAGGGAAGTTAAATTCTGCGTCTTTGAAGAAATATGGCGAAACTGCAGAGAAATGCTTGGCAGAATACGGTGTTGATAGGCCATCAATGGGTGATGTCTTATGGAACTTGGAGTATGCATTGCAGCTTGAAGAGACGTCTACGGCTCTTGTGGAGCCTGAAGATAGCAGCATGAACCATATCAAGGGACTCGGGCTGGGTCCACTTGAGCCATATGACAACAGTACAAGTGTGGTCGATGGGGAAGAGTCCAGGACAGATAACGCGAGGGAAGATGCTGCAACAAGTGCAGTTTTTTCTCAGCTTGTACATCCACGGGGAAGATGA